One Agrococcus jenensis genomic region harbors:
- a CDS encoding DedA family protein — MHALPAEFLIDIEGLIAGAGVWALLLVCAIVFVETGLLVGFLLPGDTLLVIAGVLSFTGVIPQPIWLVCLCIAICAVAGDQLGYFIGHKAGPPIFQRKSSGLFSHRTIERTNRFFLRYGAAAVIIARFIGIVRTFMPVAAGVGRMPWPLFFRLDIVGGLLWGAGLPLVGWGVAHIPGVADIVTEYIDLVLLGVVAIAIVAIVWHAIQSRREVERELRDGTATGQVQTLDLSGTSEPGLER, encoded by the coding sequence GTGCACGCGCTGCCAGCCGAGTTCCTCATCGACATCGAGGGGCTGATCGCCGGTGCGGGCGTCTGGGCGCTCCTGCTCGTCTGCGCGATCGTCTTCGTCGAGACCGGGCTGCTCGTCGGCTTCCTGCTCCCCGGCGACACGCTGCTCGTGATCGCCGGCGTGCTCTCGTTCACGGGCGTCATCCCGCAGCCCATCTGGCTCGTCTGCCTGTGCATCGCGATCTGCGCGGTCGCGGGCGACCAGCTCGGCTACTTCATCGGCCACAAGGCCGGGCCCCCGATCTTCCAGCGCAAGTCGTCCGGGCTGTTCTCGCATCGCACGATCGAGCGCACGAACCGCTTCTTCCTCCGCTACGGCGCCGCCGCGGTCATCATCGCCCGCTTCATCGGCATCGTCCGCACGTTCATGCCGGTCGCTGCGGGCGTCGGGCGGATGCCATGGCCGCTCTTCTTCCGCCTCGACATCGTCGGCGGGCTGCTCTGGGGCGCGGGGCTGCCGCTCGTCGGCTGGGGCGTCGCGCACATCCCCGGGGTCGCCGACATCGTCACCGAGTACATCGACCTCGTGCTGCTGGGCGTCGTCGCGATCGCCATCGTCGCGATCGTCTGGCACGCCATCCAGTCGCGCCGCGAGGTCGAGCGCGAGCTGCGCGACGGCACCGCGACCGGGCAGGTGCAGACGCTCGACCTCTCCGGCACGAGCGAGCCGGGCCTGGAGCGCTAG
- a CDS encoding 3-hydroxyacyl-CoA dehydrogenase family protein, which yields MRAREVVAVLGAGVMGAGIARVFARAGHEVRVFDVDPAAAARAAESAGASAHDSVEGAVDGATIVLEAAPERLELKQALLAQVEAANAEAIIASNTSSIAPDALAAGMRDPSRLVIAHFFNPADTVPLVEVVPGPATPVATVERMTALLTAAGKTAVPLAQQVEGFIANRLQAALYREAMHLVELGIATPEQVDLAVTAGLGPRWALAGPFEVMDLGGLDVWTSVADGILPTLGDASAAPAMLRDRAARGDLGAKTGEGFLPRDADAPARFAARLAALLEARAAIDGG from the coding sequence ATGCGCGCTCGCGAGGTCGTCGCGGTGCTCGGCGCCGGCGTCATGGGCGCGGGCATCGCACGCGTCTTCGCGCGGGCGGGGCACGAGGTGCGGGTCTTCGACGTCGACCCCGCGGCTGCCGCGCGCGCGGCCGAGTCGGCCGGCGCATCCGCGCACGACAGCGTCGAGGGGGCGGTCGACGGCGCCACGATCGTGCTCGAGGCGGCGCCCGAGCGGCTCGAGCTCAAGCAGGCGCTGCTCGCCCAGGTCGAGGCGGCGAACGCCGAGGCGATCATCGCCTCGAACACCTCATCGATCGCCCCGGATGCGCTCGCGGCCGGCATGCGCGACCCGTCGCGGCTCGTCATCGCCCACTTCTTCAACCCCGCCGACACCGTGCCGCTCGTCGAGGTCGTGCCCGGCCCCGCCACGCCCGTGGCGACGGTCGAGCGGATGACCGCGCTGCTGACCGCTGCCGGCAAGACCGCGGTGCCGCTCGCGCAGCAGGTCGAGGGCTTCATCGCGAACCGGCTGCAGGCGGCGCTCTACCGCGAGGCGATGCACCTCGTCGAGCTCGGCATCGCGACGCCGGAGCAGGTCGACCTCGCCGTCACGGCGGGCCTCGGGCCGCGCTGGGCGCTCGCCGGGCCGTTCGAGGTGATGGACCTCGGCGGGCTCGACGTCTGGACGAGCGTGGCCGACGGGATCCTGCCGACGCTCGGCGACGCATCCGCGGCCCCCGCCATGCTGCGCGATCGCGCGGCGCGCGGCGATCTCGGTGCGAAGACGGGGGAGGGGTTCCTGCCGCGCGACGCGGATGCGCCGGCCCGCTTCGCCGCCCGGCTCGCGGCGCTGCTGGAGGCGCGCGCAGCGATCGACGGCGGCTGA
- a CDS encoding metal ABC transporter permease: MLRAMLVTLVAAVACALLSTWLVQMGWSLMGDAVSHAVLPGVALAYLLGLPFALGAAVFGIGAVALIGGVRAVTRIKADAAIGVVFTTLFALGLVIVSVTPADTDLQHILFGNVLGVSDADIAQVLVVGAVVCITLVVLRRDLTLVAFDAGHAHAIGLRPRLLHAVLLGALALTVVTALQAVGIILVVAMLVIPGATASLIVGRWDALLGWSVGVTAVAALTGLIAAFWLDISPGGAVVLTQGLAFGLALLFGPRRGLVIRWARSRSTRARRHAVDSG, encoded by the coding sequence ATGCTGCGGGCGATGCTCGTCACGCTGGTCGCCGCCGTCGCGTGCGCGCTGCTGTCGACCTGGCTCGTGCAGATGGGCTGGTCGCTCATGGGCGACGCGGTCTCGCACGCGGTGCTGCCGGGCGTCGCCCTCGCCTACCTGCTCGGCCTCCCGTTCGCGCTCGGCGCCGCCGTCTTCGGCATCGGCGCCGTCGCGCTCATCGGCGGGGTGCGCGCCGTCACGAGGATCAAGGCGGATGCGGCCATCGGCGTCGTCTTCACCACGCTGTTCGCGCTCGGCCTCGTGATCGTCTCGGTGACGCCCGCCGACACCGACCTGCAGCACATCCTGTTCGGCAACGTGCTCGGCGTGAGCGACGCCGACATCGCCCAGGTGCTCGTCGTCGGCGCCGTCGTCTGCATCACGCTCGTCGTGCTGCGGCGCGACCTGACGCTCGTCGCGTTCGACGCCGGCCATGCCCACGCGATCGGCCTGCGCCCGCGCCTCCTGCACGCCGTGCTGCTCGGCGCGCTCGCGCTCACCGTCGTGACGGCGCTGCAGGCGGTGGGCATCATCCTGGTGGTCGCGATGCTCGTCATCCCGGGCGCGACCGCGTCGCTCATCGTCGGCCGCTGGGACGCGCTGCTCGGCTGGTCGGTCGGCGTCACCGCGGTGGCGGCGCTCACCGGGCTCATCGCCGCGTTCTGGCTCGACATCTCCCCGGGCGGCGCCGTGGTCCTCACCCAGGGGCTCGCGTTCGGGCTAGCGTTGCTCTTCGGGCCCCGCCGGGGGCTCGTCATCCGGTGGGCCAGGAGCCGATCGACGAGAGCGAGGCGTCATGCAGTCGACAGCGGCTGA
- the rdgB gene encoding RdgB/HAM1 family non-canonical purine NTP pyrophosphatase produces MTPVDTGFGATGVDVRGGGLQVVVATRNPHKIEELQRILSPLLPGVELLPDDGPEPVEDGDTFEANALIKARAAHERTGLPALADDSGIAVDALDGAPGIHSARYAGTREDLDNLQLLLANLEGRTDRAASFVCAAAWVDADGELVERGEWAGTVADAPRGEGGFGYDPIFLPHDGDGRAAAELSAEEKDARSHRRIAFEALAARIQRA; encoded by the coding sequence ATGACCCCCGTCGACACGGGCTTCGGCGCCACCGGCGTCGACGTGCGCGGCGGCGGCCTGCAGGTCGTCGTCGCGACCCGCAACCCGCACAAGATCGAGGAGCTGCAGCGCATCCTCTCGCCGCTGCTGCCGGGCGTCGAGCTGCTGCCCGACGACGGGCCCGAGCCCGTCGAGGACGGCGACACGTTCGAGGCGAACGCGCTCATCAAGGCGCGCGCCGCGCACGAGCGCACCGGCCTGCCGGCGCTCGCGGACGACTCCGGCATCGCGGTCGACGCGCTGGACGGCGCCCCCGGCATCCACTCGGCGCGCTACGCCGGCACGCGCGAGGACCTCGACAACCTGCAGCTGCTGCTCGCGAACCTCGAGGGCCGCACGGATCGCGCGGCGAGCTTCGTCTGCGCGGCCGCCTGGGTCGACGCCGACGGCGAGCTCGTCGAGCGCGGCGAGTGGGCGGGCACGGTCGCGGATGCGCCGCGCGGCGAGGGCGGGTTCGGGTACGACCCGATCTTCCTGCCGCACGACGGCGACGGCCGCGCCGCCGCGGAGCTGAGCGCCGAGGAGAAGGACGCGCGGAGCCACCGACGCATCGCCTTCGAGGCGCTCGCCGCCCGCATCCAGCGCGCCTGA
- a CDS encoding ABC transporter ATP-binding protein, with the protein MIEFASVRKEYPGGTVAVEDFSLTIPSHAVAVLVGSSGCGKTTLLRMINRMVEPSGGTVSIDGVDVRSMDAVKLRRSIGYVLQAGGLLPHRTIADNVATVPVLEGRSRRQARQDALGLLERVGLDTALADRYPGQLSGGQQQRVGVARALAADPNILLMDEPFGAVDPIVRDQLQAEMRSLQAELGKTIVFVTHDIDEAFALGDEVLVLRKGAEIAQRGTPAEILANPADEFVASFVGAGSARRTLRIREIDGRSIVVDGDDRPTGVLAR; encoded by the coding sequence GTGATCGAGTTCGCATCCGTGCGCAAGGAGTATCCCGGCGGCACGGTCGCGGTCGAGGACTTCAGCCTCACGATCCCCTCGCATGCCGTCGCGGTGCTCGTCGGCTCCTCCGGCTGCGGCAAGACGACGCTGCTGCGCATGATCAACCGCATGGTCGAGCCCTCCGGCGGCACCGTCAGCATCGACGGCGTCGACGTGCGCTCGATGGATGCCGTGAAGCTGCGCCGCTCGATCGGCTACGTGCTGCAGGCGGGCGGCCTGCTCCCCCACCGCACGATCGCCGACAACGTCGCGACCGTGCCGGTGCTCGAGGGCCGCAGCCGCAGGCAGGCTCGGCAGGATGCGCTCGGCCTGCTCGAGCGCGTCGGCCTCGACACCGCGCTCGCCGACCGCTACCCCGGGCAGCTCTCCGGCGGGCAGCAGCAGCGCGTCGGCGTCGCCCGCGCGCTCGCCGCCGACCCCAACATCCTGCTCATGGACGAGCCGTTCGGCGCCGTCGACCCGATCGTGCGCGACCAGCTGCAGGCCGAGATGCGGTCGCTGCAGGCCGAGCTCGGCAAGACCATCGTCTTCGTCACGCACGACATCGACGAGGCCTTCGCGCTCGGCGACGAGGTGCTCGTGCTGCGGAAGGGCGCCGAGATCGCACAGCGCGGCACGCCCGCCGAGATCCTCGCGAACCCCGCGGACGAGTTCGTCGCGAGCTTCGTGGGCGCGGGCAGCGCTCGCCGCACGCTGCGCATCCGCGAGATCGACGGCCGCAGCATCGTCGTGGACGGCGACGACCGCCCGACCGGCGTGCTGGCGCGGTGA
- the rph gene encoding ribonuclease PH, translating to MADTGTRKDGRQADELRQVTIERGWSEQAEGSALISFGSTRVLCTASVMPSVPRWMSGKGKGWVTAEYAMLPRSTNERMDRESIKGRVGGRTHEISRLIGRSLRAAVDMRALGELSIAVDCDVLQADGGTRTAAITGAYVALADAIAWAQANGRVPASAKPIIDSVAAISVGIVDGRPLLDLAYVEDVRAGTDMNVVATGRGLLVEVQGTAEGAPFDRSELDAMVDLALAGTQRLTQLQREALA from the coding sequence GTGGCTGACACAGGCACGCGCAAGGACGGCCGGCAGGCCGACGAGCTGCGGCAGGTGACGATCGAGCGCGGCTGGAGCGAGCAGGCGGAGGGCAGCGCCCTCATCTCGTTCGGCTCCACGCGCGTGCTCTGCACCGCATCCGTCATGCCCTCCGTGCCGCGATGGATGTCGGGCAAGGGCAAGGGCTGGGTGACGGCGGAGTACGCCATGCTGCCGCGCTCGACGAACGAGCGCATGGACCGGGAGAGCATCAAGGGCCGCGTCGGCGGGCGCACGCACGAGATCTCGCGGCTCATCGGCCGGTCGCTCCGCGCGGCGGTCGACATGCGCGCGCTCGGCGAGCTCTCGATCGCGGTCGACTGCGACGTGCTGCAGGCCGACGGCGGCACCCGCACCGCCGCCATCACCGGCGCCTACGTCGCGCTCGCCGACGCGATCGCGTGGGCGCAGGCCAACGGCCGCGTCCCCGCGAGCGCCAAGCCCATCATCGACTCCGTCGCCGCGATCTCGGTCGGCATCGTCGACGGCAGGCCGCTGCTCGACCTCGCCTACGTCGAGGACGTGCGGGCCGGCACCGACATGAACGTCGTCGCGACCGGCCGCGGCCTGCTCGTCGAGGTGCAGGGCACCGCCGAGGGTGCGCCCTTCGACCGCTCGGAGCTCGACGCGATGGTCGACCTCGCGCTCGCCGGCACCCAGCGGCTCACCCAGCTGCAGCGCGAGGCGCTCGCATGA
- the murI gene encoding glutamate racemase, whose translation MQRPIGVFDSGVGGLTVARAIIDQLPAESITYIGDTANGPYGPRAQAEVRRLALDVLDTLVAQGVKMLVIACNTASAATLDIARERYEEGMGIPVVEVIDPAVRAAVRQSRSGRIGVIGTAGTIGSGAYQRAFAEAGVPHVAAGAAPRFVEFVESGVTTGDEVLAAAHEYLEPLLAERPDTLVLGCTHYPLLAGAIGYVAGPDVRLVSSAEETAADVYRILSDRQLLAPPGAIPAYEFEATTEAQEPFLRLARRFLGPEVTHVEFHQTGVIQLPGRTD comes from the coding sequence GTGCAGCGCCCGATCGGAGTCTTCGACAGCGGCGTCGGCGGTCTCACCGTGGCGCGCGCCATCATCGACCAGCTGCCCGCCGAGTCGATCACCTACATCGGCGACACCGCGAACGGCCCCTACGGCCCGCGCGCGCAGGCCGAGGTGCGCCGCCTGGCGCTCGACGTGCTCGACACGCTCGTCGCGCAGGGCGTGAAGATGCTCGTCATCGCGTGCAACACCGCCTCGGCCGCGACCCTCGACATCGCGCGCGAGCGCTACGAGGAGGGCATGGGCATCCCGGTCGTCGAGGTCATCGACCCGGCCGTGCGCGCCGCCGTGCGGCAGAGCAGGTCGGGGCGGATCGGCGTGATCGGCACGGCCGGCACGATCGGCTCGGGCGCGTACCAGCGCGCGTTCGCCGAGGCCGGGGTGCCGCACGTTGCCGCGGGGGCCGCGCCGCGGTTCGTCGAGTTCGTCGAGTCCGGCGTCACGACCGGCGACGAGGTGCTCGCCGCCGCGCACGAGTACCTCGAGCCGCTGCTCGCGGAGCGCCCCGACACGCTCGTGCTCGGCTGCACCCACTACCCGCTGCTCGCCGGCGCGATCGGCTACGTCGCCGGCCCGGACGTGCGGCTCGTGTCGAGCGCCGAGGAGACGGCGGCCGACGTCTACCGCATCCTGAGCGACCGGCAGCTGCTCGCGCCGCCGGGCGCGATCCCGGCCTACGAGTTCGAGGCGACGACCGAGGCGCAGGAGCCCTTCCTGCGGCTCGCCCGCCGCTTCCTCGGGCCGGAGGTCACGCACGTCGAGTTCCACCAGACCGGGGTCATCCAGCTCCCCGGCCGCACCGACTGA
- a CDS encoding ABC transporter permease, translating to MTWLSQNLHIVGALLVDHLVLSIVPIVLAILVSVPLGWLAARYRRARTPLLTGTGLLYAVPSLPLFIIVAPIIGVPVRSPVTIVVALTLYGVALLVRGAADAFGSVPRETMLAADAMGHSAWARFWRVELPLAGPVLLSSLRVVVVSTVSLVTVGAVVGASSLGTLFTDGFQRGIEASILTGIVLTVVVAFALDALVVLAGRLAMPWRRAVAA from the coding sequence ATGACCTGGCTCAGCCAGAACCTCCACATCGTCGGTGCGCTGCTCGTCGACCACCTCGTGCTGTCGATCGTGCCGATCGTGCTCGCGATCCTCGTGTCGGTGCCGCTCGGCTGGCTCGCCGCCCGCTACCGCCGCGCCCGCACGCCGCTGCTCACCGGCACCGGCCTGCTCTACGCCGTGCCGTCGCTGCCGCTGTTCATCATCGTCGCGCCGATCATCGGGGTGCCCGTGCGCTCCCCCGTCACGATCGTCGTCGCGCTCACGCTCTACGGCGTGGCGCTGCTCGTGCGCGGCGCCGCCGACGCCTTCGGCTCGGTGCCCCGCGAGACGATGCTCGCGGCGGATGCCATGGGCCACTCCGCGTGGGCGCGCTTCTGGCGCGTCGAGCTGCCGCTCGCCGGCCCCGTGCTGCTGTCGTCGCTGCGCGTCGTGGTGGTCTCGACCGTGAGCCTCGTCACGGTCGGCGCCGTGGTCGGCGCGTCGAGCCTCGGCACGCTCTTCACCGACGGCTTCCAGCGCGGCATCGAGGCGTCGATCCTCACCGGCATCGTGCTGACCGTCGTCGTCGCGTTCGCGCTCGACGCGCTCGTCGTGCTCGCGGGCAGGCTCGCGATGCCGTGGCGGCGGGCGGTGGCGGCGTGA
- a CDS encoding ATP-binding protein, with protein MPTDARTTTLEGPADLAFVEATLDALDGLYGAAGDVAPDDRALFQLAVTEVVTNIAEHGLPPGSVHVSATLEVHPTHLAASFTDTALPADVELDEAEMPDPLEESGRGIALAAAALDAFEHERRGGNVWRLRRDRLGSARD; from the coding sequence ATGCCGACTGACGCCAGGACGACGACCCTCGAGGGCCCTGCGGACCTCGCCTTCGTGGAGGCGACGCTCGACGCGCTCGACGGGCTCTACGGTGCCGCGGGCGACGTCGCGCCCGACGACCGCGCGCTCTTCCAGCTCGCCGTGACCGAGGTCGTGACGAACATCGCCGAGCACGGCCTGCCGCCGGGGAGCGTGCACGTGTCAGCGACCCTCGAGGTGCACCCGACGCACCTGGCGGCGAGCTTCACCGACACCGCGCTCCCCGCCGACGTCGAGCTCGACGAGGCCGAGATGCCGGACCCGCTCGAGGAGTCCGGCCGAGGCATCGCGCTCGCCGCCGCCGCGCTCGACGCGTTCGAGCACGAGCGCCGGGGCGGCAACGTGTGGCGGCTGCGGCGGGACAGGCTCGGGTCAGCCCGCGACTGA
- a CDS encoding SDR family NAD(P)-dependent oxidoreductase: MDMRALVTGASAGLGAEFARQLAADGFSLVLVARDEARLRSLADELAAARGTEVEVLAADLLEHDDLERVAARLADDARPIDVLVNNAGFAVAEPFHASAIEDERRMHELLSWVPLRLAHAALPGMRARHRGGILNVASLAGRLPSGTYSAAKAQLLMLSRALRAQYRRDGIVVTALLPGFVATEFHERMGVDATTVPEIGWADASAVVRDGLRALRTRRKIVVADWRYRLAAPIAVLVPDRIIAGVGLGSRLDD; the protein is encoded by the coding sequence ATGGACATGCGCGCGCTCGTGACCGGAGCATCCGCGGGCCTCGGCGCCGAGTTCGCGCGCCAGCTCGCGGCGGACGGCTTCTCGCTCGTGCTCGTCGCGCGCGACGAGGCACGGCTGCGCTCGCTCGCCGACGAGCTCGCGGCCGCCCGCGGCACCGAGGTCGAGGTGCTCGCCGCCGACCTGCTCGAGCACGACGACCTCGAGCGGGTCGCCGCGCGCCTCGCCGACGACGCGAGGCCGATCGACGTGCTCGTCAACAACGCGGGCTTCGCGGTCGCCGAGCCCTTCCACGCCTCCGCGATCGAGGACGAGCGGCGCATGCACGAGCTGCTCTCCTGGGTGCCGCTGCGGCTCGCGCACGCCGCGCTGCCGGGCATGCGCGCCCGGCACCGGGGCGGCATCCTCAACGTCGCGAGCCTCGCCGGCCGGTTGCCGAGCGGCACGTACTCGGCGGCGAAGGCGCAGCTGCTCATGCTGTCGCGGGCGCTCCGCGCGCAGTACCGGCGCGACGGCATCGTCGTCACCGCGCTGCTCCCGGGCTTCGTCGCGACCGAGTTCCACGAGCGGATGGGCGTCGACGCGACGACCGTCCCCGAGATCGGGTGGGCGGATGCGTCGGCGGTCGTGCGCGACGGGCTGCGGGCGCTGCGCACGCGCCGGAAGATCGTCGTCGCCGACTGGCGGTACCGCCTCGCGGCGCCGATCGCCGTGCTCGTGCCCGACCGGATCATCGCCGGCGTCGGGCTCGGCAGCCGGCTCGACGACTGA
- a CDS encoding STAS domain-containing protein, whose product MNVTVTTDERHATVAPEGRLTAAAAPQLRQAVQDLIDSGSARIVIDMSATDFVDSSGLGALIGALKAARLAGGDLRIAAVPETVRTVLRLTNLDRVLRAHPTAAEAFDAD is encoded by the coding sequence ATGAACGTCACCGTCACCACCGACGAGCGGCACGCCACCGTCGCACCGGAGGGCCGACTCACCGCCGCCGCGGCACCGCAGCTGCGACAGGCGGTGCAGGACCTCATCGACTCGGGCAGCGCGCGCATCGTCATCGACATGTCGGCGACCGACTTCGTCGACTCCTCCGGCCTCGGGGCGCTGATCGGGGCGCTCAAGGCGGCCCGGCTGGCCGGCGGGGATCTGCGGATCGCGGCCGTGCCCGAGACGGTGCGCACGGTGCTGCGGCTCACGAACCTCGACCGCGTGCTCCGCGCGCACCCCACGGCGGCGGAGGCCTTCGATGCCGACTGA
- a CDS encoding metal-dependent transcriptional regulator — protein MQSTAAEDYVKAIYHHTEWQPDPITPSQLAGRLGLANSTVTEMVKKLAAAGLVHHRPYGAIELTDAGRTLAVRQVRRHRVVETWLVERHGYDWDEVHDEAEVLEHALSDRLLDSIARSLGDPTRDPHGDVIPAADGKVVRPDAVVLADAPVGHAGTIVRISDADPAMLRFLTDSGVALDAHLEVLGLKPYSGSIQVRTGAGTIDLGPEVAQAIWLSA, from the coding sequence ATGCAGTCGACAGCGGCTGAGGACTACGTGAAGGCGATCTACCACCACACCGAGTGGCAGCCCGACCCGATCACGCCGTCGCAGCTCGCCGGCCGGCTCGGGCTCGCGAACTCGACCGTCACCGAGATGGTGAAGAAGCTCGCCGCCGCCGGCCTCGTGCACCACCGCCCCTACGGCGCGATCGAGCTCACCGACGCGGGCCGCACGCTCGCCGTGCGGCAGGTGCGCCGGCACCGCGTCGTCGAGACGTGGCTCGTCGAGCGGCACGGCTACGACTGGGACGAGGTGCACGACGAGGCGGAGGTGCTCGAGCACGCGCTGAGCGACCGCCTGCTCGACTCGATCGCCCGCTCGCTCGGCGACCCGACCCGCGATCCGCACGGCGACGTCATCCCCGCCGCCGACGGCAAAGTCGTGCGCCCGGACGCCGTGGTGCTCGCGGATGCGCCGGTCGGCCACGCGGGCACGATCGTGCGCATCTCCGACGCCGACCCGGCGATGCTGCGCTTCCTCACCGACTCGGGCGTCGCGCTCGACGCCCACCTCGAGGTGCTGGGGCTCAAGCCCTACTCCGGCTCGATCCAGGTGCGCACCGGCGCGGGCACGATCGACCTGGGACCGGAGGTCGCGCAGGCGATCTGGCTGAGCGCGTAG
- a CDS encoding metal ABC transporter ATP-binding protein: MTAFQHPTTDAIVTERLGVRYGDVRALADVTVRIRAGEITGLVGVNGSGKSSMLSAVLERVPHEGTVRILGRTPKEARRAGLVASVPQAESVDWDFPITVRDVVTTGRYGRMGMLRIPRAADRAAVDEALDLLRIDDLADRPIGELSGGQRKRAFVARAMAQDAELLLLDEPFAGVDRTSEAQITEVLRGLRDRGRTVVIVHHDLSGVAELVDAVLLLRGRLLHHGPPHEVLTPERIAEAFGAGTREEA; this comes from the coding sequence ATGACGGCCTTCCAGCACCCGACGACCGACGCGATCGTCACCGAGCGGCTCGGCGTGCGCTACGGCGACGTCCGCGCGCTCGCCGACGTGACCGTGCGCATCCGCGCCGGCGAGATCACCGGGCTCGTGGGCGTCAACGGCTCGGGCAAGTCGTCGATGCTCTCGGCCGTCCTCGAGCGCGTGCCGCACGAGGGCACCGTGCGCATCCTCGGCCGCACGCCGAAGGAGGCGCGGCGCGCGGGCCTCGTCGCGTCGGTGCCGCAAGCGGAGTCCGTCGACTGGGACTTCCCCATCACGGTGCGCGACGTCGTCACGACCGGCCGCTACGGGCGGATGGGCATGCTGCGCATCCCGCGCGCCGCCGACCGCGCCGCGGTCGACGAGGCGCTCGACCTGCTGCGCATCGACGACCTCGCCGACCGGCCGATCGGCGAGCTCTCGGGCGGGCAGCGGAAGCGCGCATTCGTGGCGCGCGCGATGGCGCAGGATGCCGAGCTGCTGCTGCTCGACGAGCCGTTCGCGGGCGTCGACCGCACGAGCGAGGCGCAGATCACCGAGGTGCTGCGCGGGCTCCGCGATCGCGGCCGCACCGTCGTCATCGTGCACCACGACCTCTCGGGCGTCGCCGAGCTCGTCGACGCGGTGCTGCTGCTGCGCGGCCGGCTGCTGCACCACGGGCCGCCGCACGAGGTGCTCACGCCCGAGCGCATCGCCGAGGCGTTCGGCGCCGGCACCCGCGAGGAGGCCTGA
- a CDS encoding metal ABC transporter solute-binding protein, Zn/Mn family, with translation MPKDVRAGRRIAALAAACALAPLAGCAAPGAAAPAPADDGRPLVLATFTVIADLAREVAGDAARVESLTRPGVEVHDYEPTPGDLVRTEGADLVVTNGMGIDDWLLTLVERAAAPHVVLSDVVEPIPIETGHYAGNPNAHAWVSPAEGAAYVEALRVAIGDLVPAERAAIDRRAAAITAELERLGDRLRDGVAALPEAHRILVTCEGAFSYLARDAGLAEASLWPVNAGGQGTPQSIAEVAAAVERTGVPTVFCESTTHPGTQQQIARNAGVRFDGSLHVDSLSAPGGPAPTYLALIEHDVDAILEGLGG, from the coding sequence ATGCCGAAAGATGTGCGTGCGGGGAGGCGAATCGCCGCGCTCGCCGCTGCGTGCGCGCTCGCGCCGCTGGCGGGCTGCGCCGCGCCGGGCGCCGCGGCACCCGCGCCCGCCGACGACGGCCGCCCGCTCGTGCTCGCGACCTTCACGGTCATCGCCGACCTCGCCCGCGAGGTCGCGGGCGACGCCGCGCGGGTCGAGTCGCTCACGCGCCCCGGCGTCGAGGTGCACGACTACGAGCCGACGCCCGGCGACCTGGTCCGCACCGAGGGCGCCGACCTCGTGGTGACGAACGGGATGGGCATCGACGACTGGCTGCTCACGCTCGTCGAGCGCGCGGCTGCGCCGCACGTGGTGCTGAGCGACGTCGTCGAGCCGATCCCGATCGAGACCGGCCACTACGCCGGCAACCCGAACGCGCACGCGTGGGTGTCGCCGGCCGAGGGCGCGGCCTACGTCGAGGCGCTGCGGGTCGCGATCGGCGACCTCGTCCCCGCCGAGCGTGCCGCGATCGACCGACGGGCGGCGGCGATCACCGCCGAGCTTGAGCGCCTCGGCGACCGGCTGCGCGACGGCGTCGCCGCCCTGCCCGAGGCGCACCGCATCCTCGTCACGTGCGAGGGCGCCTTCAGCTACCTGGCGCGCGACGCCGGCCTCGCCGAGGCGAGCCTCTGGCCCGTGAACGCCGGCGGCCAGGGCACGCCGCAGTCGATCGCGGAAGTCGCAGCGGCCGTCGAGCGCACCGGCGTGCCGACCGTCTTCTGCGAGTCGACGACGCATCCGGGCACGCAACAGCAGATCGCGCGGAACGCCGGCGTGCGCTTCGACGGCAGCCTGCACGTCGACTCGCTCTCCGCGCCGGGCGGTCCCGCCCCCACCTACCTCGCGCTCATCGAGCACGACGTCGACGCGATCCTGGAAGGCCTGGGCGGATGA